The genomic DNA TGTTGTTGTTGCCCAGGCTCGTGGAGCCCACGCGCACCGCGCCCGCGCGCACCACCTTCGCGAAGTGCCCCCAGGCGTAGTACTCCGCGTTCTTCGTGTAGGTGCCGTTGCCGTTGTTCACCGTGAGCATGCCGTTGCAGTTCGTGCAACCGCCCGTGTAGGGGCCGTGGTTCTGGTCCAGCGCGATGTTCCAGTACAGCGAGGTGCGCGCCCAGTTGCGCACCGGGCCGATGACGAGGTTGCGGATGTTCCACGTGAGGTTGTTCGCCTGGTCCGTGGACCACTCGCCGCCCGAGCACTCCGTGAAGTGGATCTCCTCGTTCGGGTAGGCGTTGTGGAAGTTGTTCTGCACGCTGAAGGAGCCCTCGGCGCTCTCGTAGCAGTGGTAGGCCACGCCCGCGACCGCCGCCTGGGCCTGGCCCCCGTTGTGCGCCATCACGTCATAGGGAAAGCGCGCCTCCGAGCCATTCTCCTGCCAGTTGTGATCCCACGCGATGATCTTCACGCCGCCCAGGCCCGCGTTGTTGAGCGCCGGCCGCAGGTTCTGCGCGGCGAAGTTGGACTGGTCCGCCGGCTCCATCTGCATGGTGGCGTAGGTGCTGTTGCCGTTGTGCGGCTCGTTCTGCATGCTCACCGAGTGGATGGGCAGCCCGGAGCCCTGGTAGCCCTGGATGAACTTCACGAAGTAGTTGGCGTACATCCCGTACAGGTCGTTGCGCAGGTAGCCGCCGCCCGTGAAGGAGTTGTTGAACTTCATCCACCCAGGCGCGCTCCATGGCACGCCGTGCAGCTTGACCTCGGAGTTGAGCTGCCGCGCCTGCTGCAGGATGGGGATGATGTACGCCTTGTCGTGGTTGATGGAGAAGTCGTTCAGGTCACAGCACGTGTCGTCGTAGCTGTAGTTGTTGCGCGCGAAGTCGCTCGCGCCCATCGGCACGCGCACGAAGTTGAAGCCCGCGCCGCTCCCCACGTTGAACAGGTCGTTCATGATCGTGTTGCGCTGGGGCGAGTTGTAGATGAGCCACGCGGACGAGTCCGTCATCGCGGCGCCAAAGCCGTCGATGGTCTGGTAGGTCGTCGTGTCCGTGACGTCGATCACCGTCGAGGTGCCGCTCTGGGCCCCGAAGGTCTTGTTCGCCTCGACGTTGAGGCGCTTGGACAGGGCGCTGCCCGAGGTCGTGGTGAGCCACACCTGCACGGACTCGTTGGCGGCCAGCGCGAGCGAGGGCGTGAAACCGCCCAGGCCCAGCAATGCCAGCGTCAGCGTACGGCCCATCTTCATGCCTTGGTGGTGGAAGGTCTTCATGCGTGAACGGCTCTCTCTTGGGGTGGAAAACAGGGGGAGGGAAACAATGAAACGACGCCCGGACCTCCTCGTGGGAGGAGGCCGGGCGCCGGGAACGCGAATCAGGAGAAGCGACTAGCCCGCGGGGCAGAACGTCACGTTGAGCTGACGGCCGCCGTTGCAGGTGTAGAAGCCGGCCTGGTTGGCCGCCATGGGGTAGTCGTCGTAGGCGAACGAGTACACCGCGCCGCACTGGTCATGCACCCACTTGGCGTACAGGTTGAAGGGCTTGCCGGTGTTGTAGTACTGCGCCACGTTCGTGCTGTCGGGCGCGTCCACCATGCCGCGCGTGATGGCCGAGCACCACTTGGCGCTCTGGTCGAAGAAGGGCGCGGAGCAGGCGTAGACCTGGGGCGTCTTGGCCGAGCCCGGGTTGCACTGGCCGGGGTACTTGCTCGCGCAGCGCGCGATCTCACCGTCCAGCCGGCTGCACACGGAAGCGCGGCGCGAGTCACCCGCGTACTCGCCATCCAGACAGAAGGAGCGCGGCGCGAGGCAGATGGTGGCGCCGCCCATGGAGTAGCGCAGACCATCCGGACAGCCATTGGCCACGGCCGTCGCCAGGGCGCTCTGCGACTTGTTGCAGCGCACGTCCACACAGCCGCCGCCCGTGCCGCTCGCGTTGATCTGCATGGGCAGACCCACGTGATCCACGTACGTGAGGTTGTAGTAGATGTTCTGCGCGCCGTTGCCCGGGTCGAGGCCCAGCGTGAACTCGGCCTTCTCCAGCTCACGCGGCGAGGCGGGCGTGGGCTTGGTCTTGTACGCGCTCACGCGCGCGCTCGGGTAGTTGCTCGGCGCATAGTAGGTGTAGCTGGCGCCGGTGCCCAGGTTGCGGAAGGGCTTGACCCCGCCGGATACGGGCTCCAGGGGAACGTCCCCCACGCCCGAGAGGATGACCTCGAGCGGGAAGGGACACTTGTTCGTCACCACCACGGGCACCTTGCCCGTCTGAGGGGGCGGGTTGGTGGTGCCCCCACCGCCCGTGTTGTGCAGCTCGAAATAGTCGAACTTGAAGAGCCAGTCGCCACCCGTCGCGACGGCCTTGAAGCGCACGTCCTGCCGGCCGCTCGTCTTGGTGATGGAGACGGTCTTCGTGGTGAAGACGTTCCAGTCCGAGCCGGTGGCGGCATCGATGGACACCGTGCCGATCTTCGTGGAGCCGGCGTAGATGTCCGCCTTGCCGCCCGCGTACGGGGCGCCCACGCGCACCTGGATCTGATCCGCGCCACCGCCGAAGTCCACCTGCGAGTAGCCAATGGTCTCGTTGACCTGGAAGCCCGCCACCGACTGCCCGTCACCCCCGCCCTCGTTGAACACGGCGTTGGCCGTGGTGAGCGCGGAGCTCCAGCTCTCCGCCTGGATGCGGCTGCCCACGATGACCGACTGCGACTTGCGCACCAGGTCCTCGTGGCTGTTGGTCTCCGGGACCACCGGCTCGGCGGTGCCACAGCCGAGGGCCGAGGCGAGCATCAGCGCCGTGCCGCTCGCCAGCAGCGAGTTCTTGTGACGCGTCCGGGAGGCCCGGGCGTTCGAGGAAAGAGAGGGGGACATGTCTGCTCCTAGGGCTGGGCGGAGACGAGAAACATCCCTCCTCAGGCGTCCTGTTTTCAGGACTTTTCCCTGAAAGTTGGCGTTCCTTGTTTATCCGTTAAGCACGGATAATACAGAAAACACGTTTTTCTCCAATGCTGAATCGTGTCTGGAAACGGTTTTTCAGAAAGTAAGTGTTCACTGCCCAACAGGCGCGCGGAAAAAGATTGCCGCGTGGCGTCAGGGCTCGGACCAGACCGCGAGCTCGTTGCCACTTGGATCCATGAAGTGGAAGCGCCGCCCACCAGGGAAGGAGAAGATGTCCTTCACGATGCGGCCGCCCGCCTCGCGCACGCGCGCGAGCGTCGCTTCCAGTTCCTTGGAGTAGAGCACGATCAGCGGGCCCCCCGGGGTGACGGGGAACTGCGTGGTGAAGCCGCCGGCGAGCCGTCCATCGTGGAAGCTCGTGTAGGAAGGCCCGTAGTCCTCGAACCGCCAGCCGAAGACGGCTTCGTAGAAGCGCTTCACCTGGGGCAGGTCGGTGGCGGCCAGTTCGATGTAGTCGATGCGGTGGTGGTGCTCGGACTGAGTCGGGGAGGTGGTCATCCCCCGAATCTACGCCACGCGGGGCGTCTTGCCCTTCCGGGCGCGCTTGGGAGTAGGCACCCCATCGAAGATCTCCGCCGCGATGGCGCCGAGCATCTTCGCCCCACTGCTGCTCGGAGCGTATTCCCAGATGGTCTTCCCGTGGCTCTGGGCCTCGTCCACCTTGACGTTGTAGCCGAGCGGCGTGGCGGCCAGGGTGTCCGGGAAGTAGGCCGCGAGGCGCTCGTGGATGGCGGTGGCGAGCGCGGTGCGCCGCGAGAGCGTGGGCACCACCTTGGTGATGCGCAGCCCGGGGCAGCCCTCGAGCTCGGCCACCTGGCGCACGGTGTCGGCCACCTCCGCGCAGCCATCGAGCGCGAAGTAGGTGAGGGCCACGGGCACCACCACCTCGGTGGAGGCCACCAGGATGTTGCGCGTGGTGAGGCCCAGGGACGGAGGCGCGTCGAAGACGAGCACGTCGAAGCCCAGGGCCTCCGCGGACGCCAGGCGCTCGGCGAGCCGGTGCGCCCGGCGGGCCTCGCCCGCCACCAACAGGGGGAACTCCGCCATCTCCTTATAGGCGGGCAGGACGGACAGGCCCTCGAGGGACGAGGGTTGGATGACGTCCTCCAGGCGCACGGCCGCATCGGTGAGCAGGTGGAAGACGTTGCGCGGCAGCGTGCGCACGTCCAGCCCGAGCGACTTGCCCGCGTGCCCCTGCGTGTCCAGGTCCACCAGCAGGACCTTCAACCCCCGCTCTCGCGCGAGCCACGCCGCGGTGTTGACCGCCAGCGTCGTCTTGCCGGTTCCCCCCTTCTCGTTGATGAAGGCGATGCGCCGCATGTGGGCTCCCTCCCCTACTTCTTCTTGGCGGCCACCAGCGTGTCCACCTTCGCCTCCACCGAGGCCAAGAGCCGCTCCAGATCGTCCACCTTGGAGCGCAGCTGCTCCACGTCCGTGGTGGACGGCAGGTTCATGGCCGACAGGGCCGTGCGCAGCGCGCTGTCCAGCGTGCCCTTGGCGGCGAGCGTGCGCGTCACCACCGTCTGCACCGTGGCGACGAACTTCTCGTTCGCCATGAGCTGCTGGGCGAGCTTGCCCACGCGCTCCTCGCCGGATTCGACGATCTTCTTCACCATGGGGTTGTTCTTGAGCATCGGGGTCTCCGTGAATCCGCGAATTGTCGGGGGGGACGCGGCAGGCCCCGCTGCGAAACGCGCGGACTCTGGAAGCACGCGACGCGGCGTGTCAAGCACGAGGAACCACATGACGGAGCGCGTTGACACGTGGGGGGGGCATCCCTAGGGTTCGCCGCTCTCGATGGCCGCACTGCTCGACAAGAGGTTGTGGATCGTCTCCGGCAAGGGCGGTGTGGGCAAGAGCACCATCGCCGCGGCGCTGGCGTTGCGCTCGGCGCGCGCGGGCCGGCGCACGCTGGTGTGCGAGGTGAATGCCCAGGAGCGCATCAGCCGCATGCTCGGACACGAGCCGGTGGGCCCCCAGATCACCCCCCTGGAGGAGAACCTGTGGGCCGTGGACGTGCGCCCCCAGGAGGCCATGCGCGAGTACGCGCTGATGGTGCTGCGCTTCGAGACCCTCTACAAGACGGTCTTCGAGAACAAGGTGGTGCGCTACTTCCTGCGCTTCATCCCCTCGCTGCAGGAACTGGTGCTGCTCGGGAAGATCCTCTTCCACGCCCAGGAGAAGCGGCCGGACGGCAAGCCGCTGTGGGACACCATCGTCATGGACGCGCCCGCCACGGGCCACGCCATCACCTTCCTGCGCGTGCCCCAGGTGCTGCTGCAGACGGTGCCCCCGGGGCCCATGTCCCGCGAGGCCCTGAAGATGAAGGATCTGCTGGAGGATCCCGCGGTGACGGCGGCGGTGCTGGTGTCCCTGCCCGAGGAGCTTCCGGTGAACGAGACGCTGGAGCTGCACACGGCCCTGCGCGACCAGGTGCGGGTGCGCACCCACGCGGCGGTGCTCAACGCGACCTTCCCCGAGCGCTTCAGCGAGGACGACCTGGAAGCCCTGGTGGATCAACCCGAGCTGCTGCAAGTGGCCAGGGCCCACCATGCCCGGGCGGCGCAGACGGTGCTCGCGCAGGTGAAGCTGGAGCGCAACCTGAACGTGCCCGTGCACCGCGTGCCGCGCATCTTCACGCCCAACTTCGACCGCTCCGCCATCGAGCAGGTCATGCGCCACCTGGAGTCCCTGGTGACGGGCAAGGAGGGCCCATGAACGCGCTGTCCCAAGCCCTGGCCCACAAGCGCGTGCTCGTGTCCGTCGGCTCCGGCGGCGTGGGCAAGACGACCATCTCCGCCACCCTCGCCCTGCGCGCCGCGGTGGATGGGCGCAGCAGCCTCGTGTGCACCATCGATCCCGCCAAGCGCCTGGCCAACGCGCTGGGACTCAACGCCCTGGGCAACGTGGAGGCCGAGGTGCCCGCGAGCGCCGTGGAGCCGCTGGGCATCACCCCGCGCGCCCGCCTGCACGCGATGATGCTGGACATGAAGGCGACGTGGGACGAGCTCATCCTCCGCCACGCCCCCGCGGACAAGCGCGAGAAGATCCTCTCCAACCGCTTCTACCAGTCCCTCTCCAGCGCGCTCGCCGGCAGCCAGGAGTACGTGGCCCTGGAAAAGCTCTGGGAGCTGCGCAACCAGCGCGACTACGAGCTCATCGTCCTGGACACCCCGCCCACCGCGCACGCGCTCGACTTCCTCGAGGCGCCCAACCGGGTGCTGGACTTCCTGGACAACGAGGCGGCCCGGTGGCTGCTCACCCCGGCGCTCGCGGCGGGCAAGGTGGGCCTGTCCCTGTTCAACCTGGGCGGCAGCTACATGGCCAAGACGATCTCCAAGTTCACCGGCACGGAGACGCTGCAGGAGCTGGCCAACTTCATGCTCTCCATCGCGCCCATGAACGAGAGCTTCCGCGAGCGGGCGCGCGGCGTGCGCGAGCTGCTCAAGGCCGAACAGACCGGCTTCGTGCTGGTGACGAGCCCCGGGCGCGAGCGGTTGGACGAGGTGATGCACTTCCACCGGCTGCTCCAGCAGAACCGCATGGAGGTGGTGGCCGTGGTGGTCAACCGCGTCCATCCCCTGCCGGGTCCCGCTCTCTGGGAGGAAGCCCGGGGCCTGTTGCCCACCCGGCGCACCAAGGTGGAGGAGACGCTGAACGAGATGACGCTCCTGGCCGAGCAGGACGCGCGGGGCATCGCCGAGCTCCAGGCCGCGTGTGGGAGCACGCCCCTCATCCAGGTCCCCCGTTTTGAATTGGACGTGCACGAGATTGGCGCCCTGTGGCGCACCGGCCGCTTCCTCATGGGCGAGGAGCTCATCCCCACGCCCCCTCCCCTGCTTACGTCGGGCGGCCCGGAGTAGGCCCCCCCGGGCGGGCGGTCCAGAACAGACGAGATTAGACTCTTCCCGCCCCTGGGAACCCGGTGTCTCGCGACGCTGTCCTGGGGGCGAGGAGTGCACACGGCCCGGACAAGGGCCCCTGACGCGAACGCGGAGGACACGGATGTCGGCCACCTGGCGCAAATGGGTATGGGTGGGAATCGTCGGCCTGGTGGGATGCCGGACGACAGGCTCGGCGGGACGAGACACCCCGCCCGAGCCGACACGGCAGGAAGTACGCTTCGACGGGGAGATGGTGACGGGAGACCCGGAGCTGGCGTCGCTCAACGACGAGGAGCTGTTCGCGGCCGGCACCTCCGCCTTCGCCGCCAAGGAGTACGCCCAGGCGGTGCGTCACTTCGAGCGGCTCGTGGACTTCCACCCCCAGAGCCCCCACCGGACTGGAGCGCTCTATCAGGCGGGACTCGCCCACGAACGGCTGGAGCAGTGGGAGGACGCGGCCGCGCGCTTCTCCCAGCTGGCGGACGCCCAGAAGGGCACCGGCGACGCGCTGGAGGCCGCCTTCCGTCTGGCCGAGACCCAGTACCACCTGGAGCGCTACACGGACGCCGCCCGGCTGCTGGCCACGCTCGCCGATCGCGAGGATCTCCCCGTCGGCCGGCGCCTGGAGGCCCAGGTGCAGCGGGGCGTGTGCGAGCTGGAGTCCGGACAGCCCGAGCGCGCGGAGACCACCTTGCGCCAGGCCCTCGCCGTCTACGACGCGCTGCCGGACAAGGACGAGGTTGAGAACTATTACCCCGCCCAGGCCCACTTCTTCGTCGGCGAGCTCTACCGGCTGCGCTACGCGGAGGTGAAGCTCGACCCCGCCAAGGGCGCTGACACGCTCGCCAACGACCTGAACTACAAGGCCGAGCTGCTGCTGTCCGCGCAAGGCAACTACCTGCGCGCCATCCGCGTGGGCAATGGCCACTGGGCCACGGCCGCCGGCACGCAGATTGGCGCCCTCTACGAGGACCTGTACGACCAGCTCGTGAATTCGCCCGCCCCCAAGGAACTGGACGCGGAGCAGGCGGAGATCTACCGCGAGGAGCTGCGCAAGAAGGTCCACGTGCTGCTCACCAAGTCCATCGACGTCTACGAGCGCACCCTGGAGGCGGCCGAGCGCATCGGCTCGCACAACACGTTCATCGACAAGACGCGCCAGAGCCTGGAGAAGATGAAGGCCCTGCTGCTCCAGGACGAGGCCCCCGCGCCCCCCCAGGCCCGGCCCCACTCCTGACCCCTGGGAGACAGGGGCTCCGAGGCGCTACGCTCCCACGCGCCATGGAGCCCCTCTTCACGCCCGAGCAGCTCGCCGAGATCAAGGCGTACCACCTGCCGCACTACATCCGCGGCGCGGTGAGCCCCCTGATCTCCCTGGGCACCTTCGCGCTCATCATCGGCGTGCTGCTCCAGCCCTTCTACCGGGGAGCCCAGGGCTGCGCGGCCTGGCTTTCCCACCGCTTCGCGCGCCTGCGCACCGCGCCCGTCCTGCGCGTCGTGGTGAGCGCCCTGGACAAGATGTGGGGCGAGCCGGGTTGGGGCACCGCCATCCTCTTCGCGCTGTTCGTGGACCTCTTCATCGAGCTGCTCTACTCCCCGGCGAACATCTACTTCGGTTACGTGCTGGAGCACCGCTACGGCATGTCCAACTACACCCCGCTGCGCTACGCGCTGGACACCTTCAAGGGGCTCGCGCTGGAGGCCACCGCCTCGTCCATGCTGGTGCTGGGGCTCTACGGGCTGGCCCGGCGCGTGAAGCGCTGGTGGCTGGTGCTGGGCGTGCCCTCGGCGCTGCTGCTGCTGGGCGCCTCGGTGCTCGACCCGTACCGCAGTCAGATCTACTTCCAGCAGGCGCCCCTGGAACAAGGGCCCCTGCGCGAGCGCATCACCTCGCTGATGGCCCGGGCAGAGGTGCCCTTCCAGGACATCCGGGTGGAGAAGACGTCCGTGGAGAGCAAACGCCTGCAGGCGTACTTCGCGGGCATGGGCCCCACACGCACCATCGTGCTCAACGACATCATGCTGCGGGAGTTGACCCCCGAGGAGATCGTCGCCGCCGTCGCGCACGAGTCCGGCCATGTCCACGAGTCGAAATGGCCCGGGCGCATCGCCTCCTCGTTCGCGCTGGTGGCCTTCCTCTTCGCCATTGATCGGCTGCTGCGGCTGGCCGCCGCGCGGGGCTGGTTCGGCACCACGCGCTTCGCGGACATCCGCACCCTGCCCCTGCTGTGGCTGCTCGCCTTCCTCGTCTTCACCCTGAGCGCCCCCGTGTCCGCCGTCTTCTCTCGCGAGCGCGAGCGCGAAGCCGACCGCTACGCCCTCCACCTCACCCAGGACCCCGCCGCCTTCCGCCGCATGCTGGTGAAGGCCGCCCGCGTGAACAAGATGGACCCCGAACCGCCCCGGTGGATCGTCCTCAAGGGGTACAGCCACCCGCCCATCGGCGAGCGGCTGGCCGCCGTTCCCCCCACCCCCTGAGGACGACGTCCCTCACGCCTGGGCCGGCGCTTCCTTCATCTTCTCCACGGCCGCCAACGCGATGGCCCGCACCAGCGCCTTGGCCCGCCGCCCCGCGGACGTCTGCCCGTCCGGATCCGCCTCCACCGCGTTGGCGATGTCCGTGAATCCCTGCCGGTTGCCCTGTTGCAGGTACAGCTCGCCGCGATTGACGAGCGCCACGGGATTGGCCGGATCCCGCTCCAGCGCCGCGCTGTACTCGGTCACGGCCTCCGGCAGGCGCCCCAGCTTCTGGTACACCGTGCCCA from Melittangium boletus DSM 14713 includes the following:
- a CDS encoding RICIN domain-containing protein encodes the protein MKTFHHQGMKMGRTLTLALLGLGGFTPSLALAANESVQVWLTTTSGSALSKRLNVEANKTFGAQSGTSTVIDVTDTTTYQTIDGFGAAMTDSSAWLIYNSPQRNTIMNDLFNVGSGAGFNFVRVPMGASDFARNNYSYDDTCCDLNDFSINHDKAYIIPILQQARQLNSEVKLHGVPWSAPGWMKFNNSFTGGGYLRNDLYGMYANYFVKFIQGYQGSGLPIHSVSMQNEPHNGNSTYATMQMEPADQSNFAAQNLRPALNNAGLGGVKIIAWDHNWQENGSEARFPYDVMAHNGGQAQAAVAGVAYHCYESAEGSFSVQNNFHNAYPNEEIHFTECSGGEWSTDQANNLTWNIRNLVIGPVRNWARTSLYWNIALDQNHGPYTGGCTNCNGMLTVNNGNGTYTKNAEYYAWGHFAKVVRAGAVRVGSTSLGNNNIETVAFKNPDGTLALVALNSNGGSTINFKVRWGSQSFDYSLPPRSVASFKWKPGTTGGGTTSPTYRLVNKWSNKCVDIIGPDSNNGTGIHQWACHTGSSQQWTMEATDSGYSRLVSRYNGKVLDVASVSTADGGTVHQWDWANGSNQQFKAVSTGNGYYKLEARHSGKVLDVADCTKSGVGDGARLQQWTWATNNDCQQFRLEAL
- a CDS encoding carbohydrate-binding protein; the protein is MSPSLSSNARASRTRHKNSLLASGTALMLASALGCGTAEPVVPETNSHEDLVRKSQSVIVGSRIQAESWSSALTTANAVFNEGGGDGQSVAGFQVNETIGYSQVDFGGGADQIQVRVGAPYAGGKADIYAGSTKIGTVSIDAATGSDWNVFTTKTVSITKTSGRQDVRFKAVATGGDWLFKFDYFELHNTGGGGTTNPPPQTGKVPVVVTNKCPFPLEVILSGVGDVPLEPVSGGVKPFRNLGTGASYTYYAPSNYPSARVSAYKTKPTPASPRELEKAEFTLGLDPGNGAQNIYYNLTYVDHVGLPMQINASGTGGGCVDVRCNKSQSALATAVANGCPDGLRYSMGGATICLAPRSFCLDGEYAGDSRRASVCSRLDGEIARCASKYPGQCNPGSAKTPQVYACSAPFFDQSAKWCSAITRGMVDAPDSTNVAQYYNTGKPFNLYAKWVHDQCGAVYSFAYDDYPMAANQAGFYTCNGGRQLNVTFCPAG
- a CDS encoding VOC family protein, with amino-acid sequence MTTSPTQSEHHHRIDYIELAATDLPQVKRFYEAVFGWRFEDYGPSYTSFHDGRLAGGFTTQFPVTPGGPLIVLYSKELEATLARVREAGGRIVKDIFSFPGGRRFHFMDPSGNELAVWSEP
- a CDS encoding ParA family protein — protein: MRRIAFINEKGGTGKTTLAVNTAAWLARERGLKVLLVDLDTQGHAGKSLGLDVRTLPRNVFHLLTDAAVRLEDVIQPSSLEGLSVLPAYKEMAEFPLLVAGEARRAHRLAERLASAEALGFDVLVFDAPPSLGLTTRNILVASTEVVVPVALTYFALDGCAEVADTVRQVAELEGCPGLRITKVVPTLSRRTALATAIHERLAAYFPDTLAATPLGYNVKVDEAQSHGKTIWEYAPSSSGAKMLGAIAAEIFDGVPTPKRARKGKTPRVA
- a CDS encoding ArsA family ATPase; protein product: MAALLDKRLWIVSGKGGVGKSTIAAALALRSARAGRRTLVCEVNAQERISRMLGHEPVGPQITPLEENLWAVDVRPQEAMREYALMVLRFETLYKTVFENKVVRYFLRFIPSLQELVLLGKILFHAQEKRPDGKPLWDTIVMDAPATGHAITFLRVPQVLLQTVPPGPMSREALKMKDLLEDPAVTAAVLVSLPEELPVNETLELHTALRDQVRVRTHAAVLNATFPERFSEDDLEALVDQPELLQVARAHHARAAQTVLAQVKLERNLNVPVHRVPRIFTPNFDRSAIEQVMRHLESLVTGKEGP
- a CDS encoding ArsA family ATPase, translating into MNALSQALAHKRVLVSVGSGGVGKTTISATLALRAAVDGRSSLVCTIDPAKRLANALGLNALGNVEAEVPASAVEPLGITPRARLHAMMLDMKATWDELILRHAPADKREKILSNRFYQSLSSALAGSQEYVALEKLWELRNQRDYELIVLDTPPTAHALDFLEAPNRVLDFLDNEAARWLLTPALAAGKVGLSLFNLGGSYMAKTISKFTGTETLQELANFMLSIAPMNESFRERARGVRELLKAEQTGFVLVTSPGRERLDEVMHFHRLLQQNRMEVVAVVVNRVHPLPGPALWEEARGLLPTRRTKVEETLNEMTLLAEQDARGIAELQAACGSTPLIQVPRFELDVHEIGALWRTGRFLMGEELIPTPPPLLTSGGPE
- a CDS encoding tetratricopeptide repeat protein, whose protein sequence is MSATWRKWVWVGIVGLVGCRTTGSAGRDTPPEPTRQEVRFDGEMVTGDPELASLNDEELFAAGTSAFAAKEYAQAVRHFERLVDFHPQSPHRTGALYQAGLAHERLEQWEDAAARFSQLADAQKGTGDALEAAFRLAETQYHLERYTDAARLLATLADREDLPVGRRLEAQVQRGVCELESGQPERAETTLRQALAVYDALPDKDEVENYYPAQAHFFVGELYRLRYAEVKLDPAKGADTLANDLNYKAELLLSAQGNYLRAIRVGNGHWATAAGTQIGALYEDLYDQLVNSPAPKELDAEQAEIYREELRKKVHVLLTKSIDVYERTLEAAERIGSHNTFIDKTRQSLEKMKALLLQDEAPAPPQARPHS
- a CDS encoding M48 family metalloprotease translates to MTPGRQGLRGATLPRAMEPLFTPEQLAEIKAYHLPHYIRGAVSPLISLGTFALIIGVLLQPFYRGAQGCAAWLSHRFARLRTAPVLRVVVSALDKMWGEPGWGTAILFALFVDLFIELLYSPANIYFGYVLEHRYGMSNYTPLRYALDTFKGLALEATASSMLVLGLYGLARRVKRWWLVLGVPSALLLLGASVLDPYRSQIYFQQAPLEQGPLRERITSLMARAEVPFQDIRVEKTSVESKRLQAYFAGMGPTRTIVLNDIMLRELTPEEIVAAVAHESGHVHESKWPGRIASSFALVAFLFAIDRLLRLAAARGWFGTTRFADIRTLPLLWLLAFLVFTLSAPVSAVFSREREREADRYALHLTQDPAAFRRMLVKAARVNKMDPEPPRWIVLKGYSHPPIGERLAAVPPTP
- a CDS encoding tetratricopeptide repeat protein — protein: MGRVIKYEGAAMDTATVGKLKAFARGEATWAEVEGMTFEEAKAIAQVGCDLAGAGRYEEARILFEGLVEGNPRDSASRAALGTVYQKLGRLPEAVTEYSAALERDPANPVALVNRGELYLQQGNRQGFTDIANAVEADPDGQTSAGRRAKALVRAIALAAVEKMKEAPAQA